In the genome of Rhodoferax fermentans, one region contains:
- a CDS encoding DUF4238 domain-containing protein has protein sequence MSEPLQHYVPKFMLRRFSSGGRELVHAFDKHQDKIFAFSTSKKSKVGVAAERAIYDFNFQGVPLTLEPALSSLETKAAEVTARVIAAQALPPAWREEKAILASFMAVQLVRTKAMMATLDDLSSRMEGFFRAEGAPEEFFQPDPLVGSKENARKAHYAALITNASRDWAPLLLQKVWHLIKTTDDTPFFMGDHPVVRFNDPNAEGRGKLGLASIGVQLYFPLSPTLALSLMCPTYLEMMIDGIERIDRLLVGRLGEPSSLRAQRKEISGIVEALLAGSMTEVRPENVEHFNSLQVLEAERYVFSVKSDFSMVREMIQEDDTVRWGTRFVEGSGHF, from the coding sequence ATGAGCGAGCCTTTGCAGCACTACGTGCCCAAGTTCATGCTGCGGCGGTTCTCCTCTGGTGGGCGTGAATTGGTACATGCGTTCGACAAGCACCAGGACAAGATTTTTGCGTTCTCCACGTCGAAGAAATCTAAAGTGGGTGTCGCGGCGGAGCGAGCCATTTACGATTTTAATTTTCAGGGGGTTCCCCTGACGCTGGAACCCGCACTGAGCAGCCTTGAAACCAAGGCAGCCGAGGTCACTGCGCGGGTCATCGCGGCTCAAGCGCTTCCCCCTGCCTGGCGCGAAGAGAAGGCAATTCTCGCCAGCTTCATGGCGGTGCAGCTCGTACGCACCAAGGCGATGATGGCAACCCTCGACGATCTTTCTAGTCGCATGGAAGGGTTTTTTCGTGCGGAGGGTGCCCCGGAGGAGTTCTTTCAGCCCGACCCTTTGGTCGGCAGCAAGGAGAACGCGCGAAAGGCCCACTACGCGGCATTGATTACCAATGCGTCGAGGGACTGGGCGCCTCTGCTGCTGCAGAAGGTCTGGCATCTGATCAAGACCACCGACGACACGCCTTTTTTCATGGGGGATCATCCGGTCGTTCGGTTCAATGACCCCAATGCGGAAGGCCGCGGAAAACTCGGCTTGGCGTCCATCGGGGTTCAGCTGTACTTCCCGCTGTCTCCAACACTGGCGCTTTCCTTGATGTGCCCTACATATCTAGAAATGATGATCGATGGGATCGAGCGCATTGATCGGCTGCTTGTGGGCAGGCTCGGGGAGCCTAGCTCGCTCAGAGCGCAGCGGAAGGAGATTTCCGGCATCGTGGAGGCGCTTCTGGCAGGCTCCATGACGGAAGTACGCCCCGAGAACGTTGAACACTTCAATTCGCTGCAGGTGCTGGAAGCGGAGCGTTACGTGTTCTCCGTCAAGAGTGATTTCTCCATGGTCAGGGAGATGATCCAGGAAGACGATACCGTTCGTTGGGGAACGAGATTTGTGGAAGGCTCAGGCCACTTCTAA
- a CDS encoding AbiJ-NTD4 domain-containing protein, whose protein sequence is MSNYFSDRELGPRARTEQTMSPVAWAGIAVLVEALASSGAFGASFPQVCPDGHAICGNDTDMLKSAIEAEIEGLSWPLQRDKVEEDDFMRTRKPWAPPTLVALDFIEFVWRNVARPIPGRVHDYYRHHHLSFDSAEGRSAFVTDVNRILARNGLAYEITESGDVRRILPAIIGDLLARAYFRTGDQLLNVMLEEARRKFSDPDPLIRREALERLFDSWERVKTLADENKAKSAKLVLDRASPEPAFRQLLEKEALELREIGNSYLLRHHERSQTPVIDTDHVDYLFHRLFSLVDLVIRKNAPR, encoded by the coding sequence ATGAGCAACTATTTCAGTGATCGGGAGCTTGGGCCGAGGGCCCGTACCGAGCAGACAATGAGTCCAGTGGCATGGGCCGGCATTGCGGTCCTGGTTGAGGCCCTGGCGAGTTCCGGAGCGTTCGGGGCGTCGTTTCCGCAAGTATGTCCCGATGGTCATGCGATCTGTGGCAACGACACGGACATGCTGAAAAGCGCAATCGAAGCGGAGATCGAGGGCCTGTCATGGCCGCTGCAACGCGACAAGGTCGAAGAAGATGATTTCATGCGAACGCGAAAGCCGTGGGCGCCCCCGACCCTTGTGGCGCTCGATTTCATCGAGTTCGTGTGGAGAAACGTTGCGCGGCCGATTCCGGGACGAGTTCACGATTACTACCGCCATCACCATCTGTCTTTCGACAGCGCGGAAGGGCGTTCCGCGTTCGTGACCGATGTGAACCGCATCCTCGCGCGTAACGGGCTGGCCTATGAGATTACCGAAAGCGGCGATGTCCGACGGATCTTGCCAGCCATCATCGGGGACTTGCTCGCAAGAGCCTACTTCCGGACCGGGGACCAACTGCTCAACGTTATGCTGGAAGAGGCGCGCAGGAAATTTTCCGATCCCGATCCACTGATCCGCCGTGAAGCACTGGAGCGACTGTTCGATTCATGGGAGCGCGTCAAGACATTGGCAGACGAAAACAAGGCTAAGTCGGCGAAGTTGGTTCTGGACAGGGCAAGCCCTGAACCGGCATTTCGGCAGCTTCTTGAGAAGGAGGCCTTGGAGCTTCGAGAGATTGGGAACAGCTATCTGTTGCGCCATCACGAGCGAAGCCAAACACCTGTGATCGACACAGATCATGTCGACTACCTGTTTCACAGGCTCTTTTCGTTGGTGGATCTGGTGATCCGCAAGAACGCACCTCGCTAG
- a CDS encoding metallophosphoesterase encodes MSVSVLFLISFLLHAFVGWTVAPDLLAVHPLLGMALWVALLLSALLLPMGFLGRRIASPTLATRLTWLGLLCMGLGSSLFVLASLREVALLAKQGFERIWPATLATADLASIRFDTALLVPVLGLLVTLWGFSNARRTAAVVRVDVPIANLPDALQGFQIAQISDIHLGPTIKGPYLQRIVTRVNSLGADLVAITGDLVDGSVAELRDDVLPLVDLTSTHGSFFVTGNHEYYSGVHGWIDTLRGLGIQVLMNDHVVIHHHHDAQDPKPATMVVAGVTDFGAHHFDKAQRSDPARAMNGAPVDAVFKLLLAHQPRSAPDALQAGFDLQLSGHTHGGQFWPWNHFVRWQQPFTAGLHRLQSLWVYTSRGTGYWGPPKRFGAPSEITLLRLVRA; translated from the coding sequence ATGTCCGTCTCTGTCCTGTTTCTGATTTCTTTCCTTCTGCACGCCTTTGTCGGCTGGACAGTAGCACCCGATCTCCTTGCAGTTCACCCGCTGTTGGGCATGGCATTGTGGGTGGCGCTGCTGCTATCGGCACTGCTGCTTCCCATGGGGTTTCTGGGGCGGCGTATTGCCAGTCCGACGTTGGCCACCCGTCTGACCTGGTTGGGACTGCTTTGCATGGGGCTCGGGTCTTCCCTGTTTGTGCTGGCTTCGCTTCGGGAAGTCGCTCTGCTGGCAAAGCAGGGCTTCGAAAGGATTTGGCCTGCGACGCTTGCAACAGCTGATCTTGCGAGCATTCGCTTTGACACGGCGCTGTTGGTGCCGGTGTTGGGTCTGCTGGTGACGTTGTGGGGATTCTCCAATGCACGTCGAACTGCAGCAGTAGTGAGAGTCGATGTCCCGATTGCCAACCTGCCTGACGCCCTGCAAGGTTTTCAGATTGCACAGATCAGCGACATTCATCTGGGCCCCACCATCAAGGGTCCGTATTTGCAGCGCATCGTGACTAGGGTCAATAGCCTGGGTGCTGACCTGGTGGCCATCACCGGTGATCTGGTCGATGGTAGTGTTGCAGAACTGCGAGATGACGTGTTGCCTCTGGTGGATTTGACTTCCACACACGGCAGCTTCTTCGTCACCGGCAACCATGAGTATTACTCCGGGGTGCATGGTTGGATCGATACATTGAGAGGCTTGGGTATCCAAGTGCTGATGAACGATCATGTGGTGATTCACCACCACCATGATGCACAGGACCCTAAGCCGGCCACGATGGTGGTGGCTGGTGTGACAGACTTCGGCGCCCACCACTTTGACAAGGCACAACGCAGTGACCCTGCTCGGGCGATGAACGGTGCACCGGTGGACGCCGTGTTCAAGTTGTTGCTGGCCCATCAGCCCCGCAGTGCGCCTGATGCCCTGCAGGCGGGCTTTGATCTGCAGCTCTCGGGTCACACACATGGTGGCCAGTTCTGGCCTTGGAATCACTTTGTCAGATGGCAACAGCCATTCACGGCGGGGCTACATAGGTTGCAGTCCCTCTGGGTTTACACCAGCCGGGGAACAGGGTACTGGGGACCACCCAAGCGTTTTGGTGCGCCATCTGAGATTACCTTGCTGCGATTGGTTCGCGCTTGA
- a CDS encoding type II toxin-antitoxin system HipA family toxin gives MRELVAWINDQQVGTWHVRRDGHHLFDYAPSWLAQAQARPISLSLPLTADKPLEGAVVKNYFDNLLPDSEGIRQRLCTRLKLTQTDIFAMLQAIGRDCVGALQLLPPGETPAPVGHLSYNVLSGSQLEAHLASLGDASTPDPLVDTGYRLTIGGAQEKTALLRVGQQWCHPLGSTPTTHILKPTIGVTPGRQLDLRRSVENEWLCSQILAQLKLPVAHCEIADFGDRRVLVVERFDRQWQEGPWITRLVQEDLCQALGVGSDTKYEAKGGPGMQDCLEVLKGSVSAQQDGRTFLCAQLLFWLLGAIDGHAKNYSLFHLPGGGYRMTPLYDVISAWPLIGTGPYDIAYKKAKLSMAVRSRTAHYRLSEVQRRHWEQLAQTSGVQDAWPAMLEMVQRIDAALLAVEQALPPDFPMAMAQSIFAGTRAHLRKFNKAQGYND, from the coding sequence ATGAGAGAACTCGTCGCCTGGATCAACGACCAACAGGTTGGCACTTGGCACGTGCGCCGAGATGGACACCACCTCTTTGACTATGCCCCCAGTTGGCTGGCCCAAGCCCAGGCTCGCCCGATCTCCCTGTCTTTGCCCCTCACCGCAGACAAACCCCTCGAAGGTGCAGTGGTCAAGAATTACTTCGACAACCTTCTGCCCGACAGTGAGGGCATCCGACAACGCCTGTGCACCCGCCTGAAGCTTACCCAGACCGATATCTTTGCGATGCTGCAAGCCATTGGCCGTGACTGCGTGGGTGCGCTCCAACTCCTGCCCCCCGGTGAGACGCCTGCTCCCGTTGGCCACCTGAGCTACAACGTACTCAGCGGCTCCCAGCTTGAGGCACATCTGGCCAGTCTCGGTGATGCCTCAACCCCAGATCCTCTGGTCGATACCGGCTATCGGCTGACCATCGGTGGTGCCCAGGAGAAAACAGCCTTACTGCGCGTCGGTCAGCAATGGTGTCACCCCCTTGGGTCTACCCCCACCACCCACATCCTCAAACCCACCATTGGTGTCACCCCCGGTCGCCAGCTTGATCTGCGTCGCTCGGTCGAGAACGAATGGCTGTGCAGCCAAATCCTGGCCCAGCTTAAGCTGCCGGTTGCCCACTGTGAGATCGCTGACTTTGGTGACAGACGTGTCCTGGTGGTGGAACGCTTTGACCGGCAATGGCAGGAAGGCCCCTGGATCACCCGTCTGGTTCAGGAGGATCTGTGTCAGGCCTTGGGCGTGGGCAGTGACACCAAGTACGAAGCCAAGGGCGGTCCAGGCATGCAGGACTGTCTGGAGGTACTCAAAGGCTCGGTGTCAGCACAGCAGGATGGCCGAACCTTTCTGTGTGCCCAGTTGTTGTTCTGGTTATTGGGCGCCATCGACGGCCATGCCAAGAACTACTCTCTCTTTCACCTGCCGGGTGGAGGCTACCGCATGACACCCCTGTATGACGTGATCTCCGCCTGGCCGCTGATAGGTACCGGACCTTATGACATCGCCTACAAGAAAGCCAAGTTGTCGATGGCAGTACGCTCCAGAACCGCCCACTACCGACTCAGTGAAGTGCAGCGCAGACACTGGGAACAACTGGCCCAGACCAGCGGTGTGCAAGATGCCTGGCCGGCCATGCTGGAGATGGTGCAGCGCATAGATGCAGCCCTGTTGGCGGTTGAGCAGGCTCTGCCGCCTGACTTCCCGATGGCCATGGCCCAGAGCATCTTTGCGGGCACGCGCGCCCATCTGCGCAAGTTCAATAAAGCACAGGGATACAACGACTAG
- a CDS encoding UvrD-helicase domain-containing protein, with protein MSDQAVAKLLRSAEPLVIIEAAAGCGKTYQGAAYAQEMVGALGDGRLLILTHTHAACSVFAERTKKAGSRVEIKTIDALIAQIALAYHKPLDLPRDLTSWAWQGGGQGFEIMATKVAGFLRHQPMVVRVLAQRYPVIVCDEHQDSSVDQHSVVMSLLSAGATVRIFGDPMQRIYGAKTDKAAREDRARWDALKTQGVGEKLVTPHRWQTGCPLLGAWIIEARESLERGTPIDLTGALPPSVRVLVGNNTAQMRTGYQLTKDHRAPIDTVLKSSPQLMVLASQNDLVSALRAFWFRTVPIWEGHTRDALGALVQTLRTGHGDPEALAQGVITFMGCVAAGFSPSSHGERLLQEVRTGAARPTTGKPANIQAVARCLLNNPSHTGVSDAFAKITALVKDNAAGFDTVKIDHRSELRDAVRIGQFADPDEGFAEVSRMRSYSHPSLPKKVLSSIHKAKGLECDHAMLMACDKAQFTSTLYAKSKMYVALSRARKSLTLVVSTSNPSPLFKLR; from the coding sequence ATGAGCGACCAGGCCGTCGCCAAGCTTCTACGCTCAGCTGAGCCGCTGGTAATCATTGAAGCAGCGGCGGGCTGCGGCAAGACATACCAGGGCGCTGCGTACGCGCAGGAGATGGTGGGAGCGCTCGGTGATGGCCGCTTGCTCATCCTGACGCACACCCACGCCGCTTGCTCTGTCTTTGCAGAACGCACTAAGAAGGCCGGGTCACGCGTCGAAATCAAGACCATCGATGCCTTGATTGCGCAGATCGCGCTGGCGTACCACAAGCCACTTGATCTTCCGCGCGATCTGACCTCCTGGGCTTGGCAGGGTGGAGGGCAAGGCTTTGAGATCATGGCGACCAAGGTCGCAGGATTTCTGCGCCATCAGCCAATGGTGGTTCGTGTACTGGCCCAACGCTACCCAGTCATCGTGTGCGATGAACACCAGGACTCCAGTGTCGATCAGCACAGTGTTGTCATGTCCTTGCTGTCCGCTGGAGCAACCGTCCGGATCTTTGGAGATCCCATGCAGCGGATTTACGGGGCCAAGACCGACAAAGCGGCGCGCGAGGATCGTGCCCGCTGGGACGCTTTGAAGACGCAGGGAGTAGGTGAGAAGCTGGTCACCCCTCACCGCTGGCAAACCGGTTGCCCTCTATTGGGGGCTTGGATAATCGAGGCGAGGGAGAGCTTGGAACGCGGAACTCCCATAGACCTGACCGGAGCGCTGCCTCCATCAGTTAGGGTGCTTGTCGGGAACAACACGGCTCAGATGCGAACGGGCTACCAACTGACCAAGGACCACAGGGCACCGATCGACACGGTGCTTAAAAGCAGCCCGCAGTTGATGGTCCTCGCATCGCAGAACGACTTGGTATCGGCACTTCGAGCCTTCTGGTTTCGGACAGTGCCGATCTGGGAAGGGCATACGCGTGATGCGCTAGGGGCGCTCGTGCAGACACTGCGCACCGGTCATGGCGATCCGGAGGCGCTGGCGCAGGGTGTCATCACCTTCATGGGCTGCGTCGCGGCGGGATTCAGCCCATCCAGCCACGGTGAACGACTTTTGCAGGAAGTCCGCACCGGGGCGGCACGCCCCACCACCGGAAAGCCGGCCAACATCCAGGCGGTCGCACGATGCCTGCTGAACAATCCCTCGCACACGGGCGTCTCGGACGCGTTCGCAAAAATTACTGCGCTGGTGAAGGACAACGCTGCGGGCTTCGACACCGTGAAGATCGATCACAGGTCCGAACTGCGAGATGCCGTGCGCATCGGCCAGTTCGCAGATCCGGACGAAGGATTTGCGGAGGTGTCGCGCATGCGTTCCTATTCCCATCCTTCATTACCAAAAAAGGTGCTCAGTAGCATTCACAAGGCGAAGGGCCTGGAGTGCGACCACGCGATGCTGATGGCCTGCGACAAGGCGCAGTTCACATCGACCCTGTACGCCAAGTCCAAGATGTACGTAGCCCTTAGCAGGGCGAGAAAGTCGCTCACCTTGGTGGTTTCGACATCCAATCCCAGTCCCCTGTTCAAGCTCCGTTGA
- a CDS encoding glycosyltransferase — MRILKVIHGYPMRYNAGSEVYSQTLCQALANRHEVHVFTREENPFAPPYDLKADADPDDTRVRLHVVNMANFKDRYRHEMVDQRFLEVLEDVRPDVVHIGHLNHLSTSLIARAAAANVPIVFTLHDYWLMCPRGQFMQMFPEDPTNLWAACEGQEDRKCAQRCYARYFSGDPETQDHDVQVWSDWVNRRMTHVREMAELVDMFVAPARYLRDRFVQDFGLPAEKVKYLDYGFDLSRFVQRKRDPCQPFTFGYIGTHIPAKGIHHLIQAFGQLSGAPILRIWGRPRGQETDALRVLAGSLPGDACDRVEWYPEYRNQDIVTDVFNQVDAIVVSSVWAENSPLVIHEAQQCRVPVVTANYGGMGEYVHHEVNGLLFEHRNPEDLARQMQRLVDDPELAVRLGRRGYPFDDNGDIPSVEDHVVQIEAIYDDLVAMRDRESLVKASAPWRITFDTNPDDCNLSCIMCEEHSTFSSLQKRRRAEGRPRRRMEMAMIRQVVEETAGRGLREIIPSTMGEPLLFKDFDQIIDLCHEFGIKLNLTTNGTFPGRGVRAWAERLVAVTSDIKISWNGATAATHETIMPGIKWEQALANARTFIAIRDAHAAAGGNRCRVTFQLTFLESNVGELADMVRLAVGLGVDRLKGHHLWAHFSEIEDLSMRRSPESIERWNEAVREAHSVARANPLPNGELIQLDNIFELDAAAVTDLAPSGVCPFLGQEAWISAQGRFDPCCAPDAQRRTLGEFGNLHEQSFTDIWNSEPYRNLTQGYSSKALCVGCNMRRPGDQ, encoded by the coding sequence ATGCGCATACTCAAGGTCATTCACGGTTACCCGATGCGCTACAACGCCGGATCCGAGGTCTACAGCCAGACACTTTGCCAGGCACTGGCCAATCGACACGAAGTTCATGTCTTCACCCGTGAAGAGAACCCTTTCGCACCGCCTTACGACCTCAAGGCGGACGCCGATCCCGATGACACCAGAGTTCGCTTGCATGTGGTCAATATGGCCAACTTCAAGGATCGGTACCGCCACGAGATGGTGGATCAACGCTTCTTGGAAGTACTTGAAGACGTGCGACCTGATGTCGTTCATATCGGCCACTTGAATCACCTTTCGACTTCACTGATCGCACGAGCAGCAGCGGCCAACGTTCCGATCGTGTTCACGTTGCACGACTACTGGCTGATGTGTCCCCGCGGGCAGTTCATGCAGATGTTTCCCGAGGATCCCACGAACCTCTGGGCAGCCTGTGAAGGGCAGGAAGACCGAAAGTGTGCCCAGCGGTGTTATGCACGCTATTTTTCGGGAGATCCCGAGACCCAGGACCATGATGTTCAAGTGTGGAGCGACTGGGTGAATCGCCGAATGACTCATGTTCGCGAAATGGCTGAACTTGTGGATATGTTCGTTGCGCCGGCACGCTATCTGCGTGACCGGTTTGTCCAGGACTTTGGCCTTCCTGCTGAAAAAGTTAAGTACCTGGACTACGGTTTTGACCTGTCTCGCTTCGTGCAGCGCAAACGTGATCCTTGTCAACCATTCACGTTTGGCTACATTGGGACCCATATCCCCGCCAAAGGCATCCACCACCTCATCCAAGCCTTTGGACAGTTGAGCGGTGCACCCATATTGCGAATATGGGGGCGCCCCAGGGGACAGGAAACGGACGCGCTGCGTGTGTTGGCCGGCAGTCTTCCTGGCGACGCCTGTGATCGCGTCGAGTGGTACCCAGAATATCGGAATCAGGACATCGTCACAGATGTCTTCAACCAAGTGGATGCGATTGTTGTCTCATCTGTCTGGGCCGAGAATTCCCCGCTCGTCATCCATGAGGCCCAGCAATGCAGAGTGCCGGTCGTGACCGCCAACTACGGCGGTATGGGTGAATACGTGCACCATGAGGTCAATGGACTTCTTTTTGAGCATCGCAACCCGGAGGATCTCGCTCGACAAATGCAGCGGCTGGTTGATGACCCAGAACTGGCGGTCAGGCTTGGCAGGCGAGGTTACCCATTCGACGATAACGGCGATATTCCGTCCGTTGAAGATCATGTTGTGCAGATCGAAGCAATCTACGATGACCTTGTTGCTATGCGTGACAGAGAAAGTTTGGTCAAGGCGTCTGCGCCTTGGCGCATTACCTTCGACACAAACCCGGATGACTGCAACCTGAGCTGCATCATGTGTGAAGAACACAGTACCTTCAGTTCATTGCAGAAGCGCAGACGCGCAGAAGGTCGACCCAGACGACGCATGGAAATGGCCATGATCCGACAGGTTGTGGAGGAGACCGCCGGCCGGGGTCTGCGAGAGATCATTCCGTCGACCATGGGCGAGCCACTTCTATTCAAGGACTTTGATCAGATCATTGATCTGTGCCATGAGTTCGGAATCAAACTGAACCTCACCACCAATGGGACCTTCCCTGGTCGCGGGGTTCGGGCTTGGGCCGAGCGGCTCGTGGCAGTCACCTCGGACATCAAGATATCCTGGAATGGTGCAACGGCAGCCACGCATGAAACGATCATGCCCGGTATCAAGTGGGAGCAAGCATTGGCCAATGCGCGCACCTTCATTGCGATTCGCGATGCGCACGCTGCAGCGGGCGGCAATCGGTGCCGGGTAACCTTTCAGCTCACTTTTTTGGAGAGCAATGTAGGTGAGCTGGCAGATATGGTGCGGTTGGCTGTTGGTCTCGGTGTGGACAGGTTAAAGGGACACCACCTCTGGGCGCACTTCAGCGAAATCGAGGATCTTTCCATGCGCCGAAGTCCCGAATCCATTGAGCGATGGAACGAGGCTGTTCGCGAGGCGCACTCGGTGGCCCGCGCCAATCCTCTGCCAAATGGTGAGCTGATTCAGCTTGACAACATCTTCGAATTGGACGCGGCAGCTGTCACTGATTTGGCACCGAGCGGAGTTTGTCCCTTTCTTGGCCAGGAGGCCTGGATCAGTGCACAGGGGCGATTTGATCCATGCTGTGCTCCGGATGCACAACGCCGCACACTCGGGGAATTCGGAAACCTCCATGAGCAGTCATTCACCGACATCTGGAACAGTGAGCCCTATCGGAACTTGACCCAAGGCTACAGCAGCAAGGCCCTTTGCGTCGGCTGCAACATGCGCAGACCGGGAGATCAATGA
- a CDS encoding NAD-dependent epimerase/dehydratase family protein — protein sequence MYASMIFSEEEVSTILVTGCKGLIGKALTKALSNAGYVVRGIDLKEDGASRGDIRSREDVDRAIDGCIGVVHLAAVSRVIDGERDPVSCWATNVEGTRNVLHSALAAPSSPWVIYASSREVYGRPSTLPVDEDAPRCPLNIYGRSKVAAEDLTSASELRTAILRFSNVYGCTRDHADRVVPAFARQAAEGRTLRVDGSDHTFDFTHVEDTVRGILAVIKRLERGERLPPLHLLTGTATSLGQLASMAVEIAKSTSSIVEAPPRSYDVEMFYGDASRAAKLLDWRAEVTIDAGLSRLIRDFQAESSLLEVV from the coding sequence ATGTATGCGTCGATGATATTTTCCGAAGAAGAAGTTTCCACAATATTGGTCACAGGATGCAAGGGTCTCATTGGCAAAGCCCTAACCAAAGCACTCAGCAACGCCGGTTATGTTGTACGTGGCATTGATCTGAAGGAAGATGGGGCGAGCAGGGGTGACATTCGCAGTCGCGAAGACGTAGACCGTGCCATTGACGGATGTATTGGTGTTGTTCATCTTGCTGCAGTTTCGCGCGTCATTGATGGTGAACGTGACCCTGTCTCTTGCTGGGCCACCAATGTGGAGGGAACACGAAACGTCCTTCATTCGGCACTTGCAGCACCAAGCTCGCCTTGGGTGATTTATGCAAGTAGCCGTGAAGTCTATGGCAGGCCATCAACTTTGCCTGTGGATGAAGATGCACCACGTTGCCCGCTCAATATCTACGGACGATCAAAGGTGGCAGCAGAGGATTTGACTTCTGCATCTGAATTGCGGACAGCAATACTTCGCTTTTCAAACGTCTATGGATGTACTCGGGATCACGCTGATCGCGTTGTTCCTGCCTTTGCCAGGCAAGCCGCCGAGGGGCGCACGCTACGCGTAGACGGTAGTGACCACACCTTCGATTTCACGCATGTTGAAGATACTGTTCGCGGCATATTGGCGGTGATCAAAAGGCTGGAACGGGGTGAAAGGCTTCCTCCCCTGCACCTTCTGACTGGCACGGCGACCAGTCTTGGGCAACTTGCTTCAATGGCCGTCGAAATAGCCAAAAGCACCTCCAGTATTGTCGAGGCACCTCCCCGAAGTTACGACGTCGAGATGTTCTATGGCGATGCATCGCGCGCAGCGAAGTTACTTGACTGGAGGGCCGAGGTGACTATTGACGCTGGATTGAGTCGTTTGATTCGTGACTTTCAGGCAGAAAGCAGTCTGTTGGAGGTTGTGTGA
- a CDS encoding methyltransferase produces MMGWRGLTVAPERTHHLLNGAPAYSARFLEVLKFHDPGLAPAVDAAGATHIDLSGQPVYADRFIRTFGFYEGRAAVHSLVGCFHILPDGSALSCLRFAWCGNFQEARCAVRNVEGRYLHLGVDGQPAYEKSWRYVGDYRDGVAVVQRDDGLHSHIDKSGSHVHLKWFVDLDVFHKGYARARDDVGWMHVDGAGLALYERRFANVEPFYNGQARVERFDGGLEVIDEHGDTVVELRGGRRSEFAALSADMVGFWRTEAIAAAVELGIFEALPGTTADIAGRLGLDHGRLNALLRALVELSLVEKRGTIWVRTARGEYLAKDNPLTLADAAGEYAGPLRKLWGSLAVALRDTDWRTPDVFSDVAADPLRVQSHHRMLRSYARHDYPSVPKAMQLRGDELVMDVGGGLGVLAEMLLDEYPKLRVILLDRTEVIAQARANPNERLQLLSGDLFERWDVKVDVVVLARVLHDWDDERAARILANARKVLQVGGRVFVVEMLIPDDGAFGGLCDLHLLTATGGRERTAKEFENLFRQAGFEPTAVQTLAALPSIIEGVAR; encoded by the coding sequence ATGATGGGCTGGCGCGGTTTGACCGTGGCGCCCGAGCGCACGCATCATCTGTTAAACGGCGCACCTGCTTACAGCGCAAGGTTTCTTGAAGTTCTGAAGTTTCATGATCCCGGCCTTGCTCCAGCTGTGGATGCAGCGGGAGCAACACATATCGACCTGTCTGGGCAGCCGGTCTATGCCGACAGGTTTATCCGGACTTTTGGTTTCTATGAGGGGCGGGCGGCAGTTCATTCGCTGGTCGGCTGCTTCCATATCTTGCCCGATGGCTCTGCGCTGTCTTGCCTGCGCTTTGCCTGGTGTGGCAACTTTCAGGAAGCGCGCTGTGCTGTCCGCAATGTCGAGGGACGTTATCTGCATCTGGGTGTGGATGGCCAGCCTGCATACGAGAAGTCCTGGCGCTATGTCGGTGACTACCGGGATGGTGTCGCAGTGGTTCAGCGTGACGACGGTCTGCACAGCCACATCGACAAGTCAGGCAGTCACGTTCACCTGAAATGGTTTGTGGACCTGGACGTTTTTCACAAAGGCTATGCCCGTGCTCGAGATGATGTTGGCTGGATGCATGTTGACGGTGCAGGGCTGGCGCTATACGAGCGTCGCTTTGCCAATGTGGAGCCGTTCTACAACGGGCAGGCCCGCGTCGAGCGGTTCGATGGTGGGCTGGAAGTCATTGACGAGCATGGTGACACCGTTGTCGAACTTCGAGGGGGGCGGCGCAGCGAGTTCGCTGCGCTCTCCGCCGACATGGTGGGTTTCTGGCGAACCGAGGCGATTGCCGCTGCCGTCGAGCTGGGTATTTTCGAGGCTCTGCCGGGAACAACCGCTGACATCGCTGGTCGACTCGGTCTTGATCACGGGCGCCTCAATGCATTGCTGCGTGCGTTGGTCGAACTCTCGCTTGTCGAGAAGCGGGGAACAATCTGGGTGCGCACCGCTCGGGGGGAATACCTTGCCAAGGACAACCCACTGACACTGGCAGATGCAGCTGGTGAGTACGCTGGCCCCTTGCGAAAACTCTGGGGCTCGCTAGCCGTTGCGCTGCGCGACACAGATTGGCGCACACCAGATGTTTTTAGTGACGTCGCAGCCGATCCGTTGCGCGTGCAGTCGCATCACCGGATGCTGCGAAGCTATGCCCGTCATGACTATCCCAGCGTTCCCAAGGCGATGCAGCTGAGGGGAGATGAGCTGGTCATGGATGTCGGGGGCGGCTTGGGAGTGCTCGCTGAGATGCTTCTGGACGAATACCCAAAACTCAGGGTGATCCTTTTGGATCGGACAGAGGTGATTGCTCAGGCACGTGCGAATCCAAATGAGCGGCTGCAATTGCTTTCGGGAGACCTATTTGAGCGTTGGGATGTGAAGGTCGATGTCGTTGTGCTCGCGCGCGTGCTGCACGACTGGGATGACGAACGTGCGGCACGGATTCTTGCCAACGCGCGCAAGGTGCTTCAGGTGGGAGGCCGAGTGTTTGTGGTGGAGATGCTGATCCCGGATGACGGCGCTTTTGGTGGTCTGTGCGACCTGCATCTGCTCACGGCCACAGGTGGTCGTGAGCGCACCGCCAAGGAATTTGAAAACCTGTTCAGACAGGCAGGGTTTGAGCCAACTGCAGTGCAAACGCTGGCGGCACTGCCTTCAATCATCGAGGGAGTCGCTCGGTGA